The following proteins are encoded in a genomic region of Devosia lucknowensis:
- a CDS encoding carbohydrate ABC transporter permease yields the protein MATRQTRTLARTMMAPAVIVLFIWMIVPLVMTVWFSFQNYNLINPMMTGFAGWANYVYVIGDPSFTQALVNTLLLVGGVLVITIVGGTFLALLLDQPIWGQGILRILVISPFFVMPPVAALIWKNGFMHPGYGMLGHLWKFFGLQPVDWFNQYPLFSVIVIVAWQWLPFATLILLTALQSLSEEQREAAEMDGANAVNRFRYIIMPHMARAITIVILIQTIFLLGIFAEIRVTTGGGPGYASTNIAFLVFRTGILSNDIGAGSAGGVVAVIIANIVAIFLMRSVGKNLDA from the coding sequence TTGGCCACGAGACAGACTCGCACGCTTGCCCGCACCATGATGGCGCCTGCCGTCATCGTGCTCTTCATCTGGATGATCGTGCCACTGGTCATGACCGTCTGGTTCTCGTTCCAGAACTACAACCTCATCAACCCGATGATGACGGGCTTTGCCGGTTGGGCGAACTACGTCTACGTCATCGGCGATCCAAGCTTCACCCAGGCGCTGGTCAACACCCTCCTGCTGGTGGGCGGGGTTCTGGTCATCACCATTGTCGGCGGCACCTTCCTCGCTCTCCTGCTCGATCAGCCCATATGGGGCCAGGGGATCTTGCGCATCCTCGTCATTTCGCCCTTCTTCGTCATGCCGCCGGTCGCTGCCCTGATCTGGAAGAACGGCTTCATGCACCCCGGCTATGGCATGCTCGGCCATCTCTGGAAGTTCTTCGGTCTCCAGCCGGTCGATTGGTTCAACCAGTATCCACTGTTCTCGGTCATCGTGATCGTCGCCTGGCAATGGCTGCCGTTTGCGACGCTGATCCTCTTGACCGCCTTGCAGTCCCTCTCGGAAGAACAGCGCGAGGCCGCGGAAATGGACGGCGCCAATGCTGTCAATCGCTTCCGCTACATCATCATGCCGCACATGGCCCGGGCGATCACCATCGTGATCCTGATCCAGACCATCTTCCTGCTCGGCATCTTCGCTGAAATCCGCGTCACAACCGGCGGTGGCCCGGGCTATGCCTCCACCAACATCGCCTTCCTCGTCTTCCGCACCGGCATCCTGTCCAACGACATCGGCGCCGGTTCCGCGGGTGGCGTCGTGGCCGTCATCATCGCCAACATCGTCGCCATCTTCCTGATGCGCTCCGTGGGGAAGAACCTCGATGCGTAA
- a CDS encoding carbohydrate ABC transporter permease produces the protein MARRVPVQTRIGFTILAWGIALLLFSPILWTIVTAFKTEAEAIASPPTFLPQTFTLDNFGAVQDRSDYVKHATNSIIVSVGSTLLGLLIAIPAAWSMAFAPTKRTKDILMWMLSTKMMPAVGVLIPIYLIFRDLRLLDTVHGLTLIMTLINLPIIIWMLYTYFKEIPVDILEAARMDGAELWNEITHVLIPMAIPGIASTLLLNVILAWNEAFWTITLTSGRAGTLTAFISSFSSPQGLFLAKLSAASLLAIAPILLLGWFSQKQLVRGLTFGAVK, from the coding sequence ATGGCCCGCCGCGTCCCTGTTCAAACCCGCATCGGTTTCACCATCCTCGCCTGGGGCATTGCCCTCCTGCTCTTCTCGCCCATCCTTTGGACCATCGTCACGGCCTTCAAGACGGAGGCCGAGGCCATAGCCTCGCCGCCGACATTCCTGCCGCAGACCTTCACGCTCGACAATTTCGGCGCCGTGCAGGACCGTTCCGACTACGTCAAGCACGCGACCAATTCGATCATCGTTTCGGTCGGCTCGACGCTTCTTGGCCTGCTGATCGCCATCCCCGCGGCCTGGTCCATGGCCTTCGCCCCGACCAAGCGCACCAAGGACATCCTGATGTGGATGCTCTCGACCAAGATGATGCCGGCCGTCGGCGTGCTGATCCCGATCTACCTGATCTTCCGCGATCTCAGGCTCCTCGATACCGTGCACGGCCTGACGCTGATCATGACCCTGATCAACCTGCCCATCATCATCTGGATGCTCTACACCTACTTCAAGGAAATCCCGGTCGACATTCTCGAAGCCGCCCGCATGGACGGCGCCGAGCTCTGGAACGAGATCACCCACGTCCTCATCCCCATGGCGATCCCCGGCATCGCCTCGACGCTCCTGCTCAACGTCATCCTCGCCTGGAACGAAGCGTTCTGGACCATCACGCTCACCTCGGGCCGTGCCGGCACGCTGACCGCCTTCATCTCGTCTTTCTCGTCGCCGCAGGGCCTCTTCCTCGCCAAACTCTCCGCCGCCTCCCTCCTCGCCATCGCCCCCATCCTGCTGCTCGGCTGGTTCAGCCAGAAGCAGCTCGTGCGTGGTCTGACGTTCGGGGCGGTGAAATGA
- a CDS encoding ABC transporter ATP-binding protein, which translates to MGSITLEHVNKSFGEVQVIPDISLDIKDGEFVVFVGPSGCGKSTLLRLIAGLEDTTSGHIKLDGEDVTDAPPARRGLAMVFQSYALYPHMSVRDNIAFPLKMAKVPQAEIDRKVDYAARTLNLASYLDRKPRALSGGQRQRVAIGRAIVREPKAFLFDEPLSNLDAALRVNMRLEITELHQQLKTTMIYVTHDQVEAMTMADRIVVLNAGNVEQFGSPLELYKRPANRFVAGFIGSPKMNFVDGAEAQKHQAASIGVRPEHFTLSTTEGAGQWRGTVNVAEQLGSDTFLHVDVDGLGLMTVRTDGDQTFTHGDKIWLTPDPNRIYKFDAAGQAI; encoded by the coding sequence ATGGGTTCCATCACCCTCGAACACGTCAACAAGTCCTTCGGCGAGGTCCAGGTCATCCCGGACATTTCACTCGACATCAAGGATGGCGAGTTCGTCGTCTTCGTCGGGCCCTCGGGCTGCGGAAAGTCGACACTCCTGCGGCTGATTGCGGGCCTTGAGGACACGACCTCCGGCCATATCAAGCTTGACGGAGAGGATGTCACCGACGCTCCGCCCGCGCGCCGTGGCCTCGCGATGGTCTTCCAGTCCTATGCGCTCTACCCGCATATGAGCGTGCGCGACAACATCGCCTTCCCGCTCAAGATGGCCAAGGTCCCGCAGGCCGAGATCGACCGCAAGGTCGACTACGCCGCGCGCACCCTCAATCTCGCTTCCTATCTCGATCGCAAGCCTCGCGCCCTGTCCGGCGGGCAGCGCCAGCGCGTCGCCATCGGCCGCGCCATCGTCCGCGAGCCCAAGGCGTTCCTCTTTGACGAACCGCTGTCCAATCTGGACGCAGCGCTGCGCGTCAACATGCGCCTCGAGATCACCGAACTGCACCAGCAGCTCAAGACCACGATGATCTACGTCACGCACGACCAGGTCGAAGCCATGACCATGGCCGACCGCATTGTGGTGCTCAATGCCGGCAATGTTGAGCAGTTCGGCTCACCGCTCGAGCTCTACAAGCGCCCCGCAAACCGCTTCGTCGCCGGATTCATCGGATCGCCCAAGATGAACTTCGTGGACGGCGCCGAGGCGCAGAAGCATCAGGCAGCTTCGATCGGCGTCCGCCCCGAACATTTCACGCTTTCGACGACCGAAGGCGCAGGCCAGTGGCGCGGGACCGTCAACGTCGCCGAACAGCTCGGCTCCGATACCTTCCTCCACGTCGATGTGGACGGCCTTGGACTGATGACGGTCCGCACCGATGGCGACCAGACCTTCACCCACGGCGACAAGATCTGGCTCACCCCCGATCCCAACCGCATCTACAAGTTCGACGCTGCAGGGCAGGCGATCTGA
- a CDS encoding mannitol dehydrogenase family protein, whose amino-acid sequence MTKLSVATLPSITTAARPAYSRDTLTPGIVHFGVGNFHRAHQAVYLDALFNRGEGHDWALIGAGVREADEAMRQKLMGQDWLTTVVEQEADSSSARITGVMIDYLKPGDSAAVIARLADPAIRIVSLTITEGGYYIDPASQKFDPTHPDIVYDAANPDAPKTAFGLILAGLVARKNAGLQPFTVMSCDNIPGNGHVTENAVAGLARLVDPALAEWVKTSVAFPNGMVDRITPATSDREKKLLAENFGIDDSWPVFCENFKQWVLEDNFPAGRPALEKVGVQFVPDVAPYEHMKIRILNGGHATIAYPAGLMDIHFVHEAMEHPLVSAFLRKIETEEIIPVVPPVPDTDLHDYLALCEKRFANPKIGDTIRRLALDGSNRQPKFIIPSALDRANADHSLTGLALVSAFWCRYCYGTTDSGEEIAQNDPSWDRLTAQSRKARENPAAWLEMTDIYGDLAKAPSFVAAFTKSLNHIWKNGTEATLQAYLADRL is encoded by the coding sequence ATGACCAAACTCTCCGTCGCCACCCTTCCCTCGATCACCACCGCCGCCAGGCCCGCCTATTCCCGCGACACCCTGACCCCCGGCATCGTCCATTTCGGCGTCGGCAACTTTCATCGCGCCCATCAGGCCGTCTATCTCGACGCGCTCTTCAATCGTGGCGAGGGTCACGACTGGGCGCTGATCGGCGCTGGCGTGCGCGAAGCCGACGAAGCCATGCGCCAGAAACTCATGGGCCAGGATTGGCTGACCACCGTCGTCGAGCAGGAGGCCGACTCTAGCTCGGCGCGCATCACCGGCGTGATGATCGACTACTTGAAACCCGGCGACAGCGCCGCGGTCATTGCCAGGCTCGCCGATCCCGCCATCCGCATCGTCTCCCTGACCATCACCGAGGGCGGATATTATATCGACCCGGCCTCGCAGAAATTCGACCCGACCCATCCCGACATCGTCTACGACGCCGCCAACCCCGACGCGCCGAAAACCGCGTTTGGCCTGATTCTTGCCGGTCTCGTCGCGCGCAAGAACGCGGGTCTGCAGCCCTTCACCGTCATGAGCTGCGACAACATTCCCGGCAACGGCCATGTCACCGAAAACGCTGTCGCCGGCCTCGCTCGCCTGGTCGATCCGGCGCTGGCCGAATGGGTCAAGACCTCGGTCGCCTTCCCCAATGGCATGGTCGACCGCATAACTCCGGCAACCTCCGACCGCGAGAAAAAACTTCTCGCCGAGAATTTCGGTATCGACGATTCCTGGCCGGTCTTCTGCGAAAACTTCAAGCAATGGGTGCTTGAGGACAATTTCCCCGCCGGCCGCCCTGCTCTCGAAAAGGTCGGCGTCCAGTTCGTGCCCGATGTCGCGCCCTACGAGCACATGAAGATCCGCATCCTCAACGGCGGCCATGCCACCATCGCCTACCCGGCCGGTCTTATGGATATCCACTTCGTTCACGAGGCCATGGAGCATCCACTCGTTTCCGCCTTCCTCAGGAAGATCGAGACCGAAGAGATCATCCCGGTCGTCCCTCCCGTGCCGGACACCGACCTTCATGACTATCTCGCGCTCTGCGAAAAGCGCTTCGCCAACCCCAAGATCGGCGACACGATCCGTCGTCTCGCTCTCGATGGATCGAACCGTCAGCCCAAGTTCATCATCCCTAGCGCGCTCGACCGCGCAAATGCTGACCATTCGCTAACCGGATTGGCTTTGGTGTCTGCTTTTTGGTGTCGTTATTGCTACGGAACGACGGATTCTGGCGAAGAAATCGCACAAAATGATCCGAGCTGGGATCGGCTGACTGCCCAGTCCCGGAAAGCCAGGGAAAACCCGGCGGCCTGGCTCGAAATGACCGACATCTATGGCGACCTCGCCAAGGCTCCATCTTTCGTTGCCGCTTTCACCAAGTCCTTGAACCACATCTGGAAAAACGGAACCGAGGCGACGCTCCAAGCCTATCTCGCCGACCGCCTCTAG
- a CDS encoding FGGY-family carbohydrate kinase, with amino-acid sequence MAQDLLVGVDVGTGSARAGVFTRHGKLLGRHENPIAMRRTGANFAEHDSEDIWSAVCQAVQAAIAQANVKSSDVVGIAFDATCSLVVRDIRGEQVTVSDDGKDRWDTIVWLDHRALEEADECNRTGHEVLHFAGGVMSPEMEVPKLMWLKRHLPQSWARAGQMFDLADFLSWKATGSLARSQSTLTCKWTYLGHRTPGWSQDFLQRVGLGDLLEKAALPERASPVGADLGPLTKAAASQLGLTENCRVGAGLIDAHAGALGVLGAFTSDVGTIDRHLALIAGTSSCVMALSAEDRPTSGVWGPYFGAVLPGVWLNEGGQSATGALLDHIIRWHGAGGEPTRERHLAICRRVMELRESEGLALANRLHVLPDFHGNRSPLGDPFARGVISGLTLDSDFDSLCRLYWRTCVSIALGVRHILETLNTRGYAIDTLHITGGHTKNPLLMELYADATGCTVVEPSTPDATLLGMAMVAANAALLYPSLDQACLSMQQGGTSRAPNPQARAQFERDYQIFLEMLRQRQVIDSLE; translated from the coding sequence GTGGCGCAAGACCTCCTGGTGGGAGTGGATGTCGGGACTGGCAGCGCCCGGGCCGGCGTCTTCACGCGCCACGGCAAACTGTTGGGTCGCCACGAAAATCCCATCGCCATGAGGCGCACCGGCGCCAACTTCGCCGAACACGACAGCGAGGATATCTGGTCCGCCGTCTGTCAGGCGGTGCAGGCCGCCATCGCGCAGGCCAACGTCAAGAGTAGCGACGTCGTCGGCATCGCCTTTGATGCAACCTGCTCCCTCGTCGTCCGGGATATCAGGGGTGAGCAGGTCACGGTTTCCGACGATGGAAAAGATCGTTGGGACACAATCGTTTGGCTTGACCATCGCGCCCTCGAAGAGGCCGATGAATGCAATCGCACCGGCCATGAAGTACTCCATTTTGCCGGTGGCGTCATGTCGCCGGAAATGGAAGTGCCCAAGCTCATGTGGCTCAAGCGCCACCTGCCGCAAAGCTGGGCGCGCGCCGGCCAGATGTTTGATCTTGCTGACTTTTTGTCCTGGAAGGCGACCGGCTCGCTCGCCCGCTCGCAATCGACCCTGACCTGCAAATGGACTTATCTTGGCCACCGCACGCCCGGCTGGAGCCAGGATTTCCTCCAACGCGTCGGTCTCGGCGACCTTTTGGAAAAAGCGGCCCTTCCTGAACGCGCCAGTCCCGTTGGTGCCGATCTGGGCCCACTGACCAAGGCCGCGGCCAGCCAGCTCGGACTGACCGAAAACTGCCGCGTCGGCGCAGGCCTCATCGATGCTCATGCCGGCGCGCTCGGCGTCCTTGGTGCCTTCACCTCCGATGTCGGCACCATCGACCGCCATCTGGCCCTTATCGCTGGAACATCGAGCTGCGTCATGGCTTTATCGGCCGAGGACCGTCCGACATCGGGCGTCTGGGGACCCTATTTCGGTGCTGTCCTGCCCGGCGTCTGGCTTAATGAAGGTGGTCAGTCCGCAACCGGCGCGCTGCTCGATCACATCATCCGTTGGCACGGCGCTGGCGGTGAACCGACACGCGAGAGGCACCTTGCAATCTGTCGTCGCGTCATGGAGCTGCGAGAAAGCGAGGGCCTCGCCCTCGCCAACCGCTTGCACGTGCTGCCTGATTTCCACGGCAACCGCTCCCCCTTGGGTGATCCTTTCGCCCGCGGCGTCATTTCGGGCCTGACACTCGACAGTGACTTCGACTCGCTCTGCCGCCTCTACTGGCGCACCTGTGTCTCCATCGCCCTCGGCGTCCGCCACATCCTTGAAACGCTGAACACGCGCGGCTACGCCATCGACACCCTCCACATCACTGGCGGCCACACGAAAAATCCACTGCTGATGGAGCTTTACGCCGACGCCACCGGCTGTACCGTGGTCGAGCCGTCGACCCCTGACGCTACCCTTTTGGGCATGGCCATGGTCGCAGCCAACGCCGCACTGCTCTATCCCAGTCTCGACCAGGCCTGCCTGTCCATGCAGCAGGGCGGCACATCGCGAGCGCCAAACCCACAGGCCCGCGCGCAGTTCGAGCGCGACTACCAGATCTTCCTCGAAATGCTGCGCCAACGACAAGTCATCGACAGCCTCGAGTAG
- a CDS encoding DUF2126 domain-containing protein — MSIKAAIYHLTHYKYDRPVILQPQIIRLQPAPHSRTKVLSHSLRVSPSLHFVNVQQDPYGNFLTRFVFPEPVTELKIEVDLVADMTVYNPFDFFVEESAETWPFDYPEDIRADLAVYRQPQPAGPLLQDYLDAIDKHPKNTVTFVTELNAHLQQTISYIVRMETGVWTPEETLHNRKGSCRDSSWLLVNILRHLGFAARFVSGYLIQLKPDLVSLDGPAGTDHDFTDLHAWCEVYLPGAGWIGLDPTSGLLTGESHVPLAATPHYRNAAPISGYASFAEVDFAFDMKVTRVAEHPRITKPFSDESWERLDALGKQVDAKLAQQDVRLTMGGEPTFVSIDDFESEEWNAGAVGPTKRRLADDLIRRLRSRFAPNGLLHHGQGKWYPGESLPRWTFSLYWRVDGKPVWQDAKLIAQEGIDYGVTNNHAEALSQSIASNLGLGTQSIAAAYEDPAEWILREARLPDNVDPSNSRLADPEERARIAGVFDRGLSTPTGYVLPVQRWNAPASDNRRWVTEQWKTRRGKLYLAPGDSAAGYRLPLSSLRHLDATNYPHIVPMDPGAPRGPLPEPGIIATSDNGSAADIRPQPAASFTAATEGQVINEQVLDEIDSSVRTAVTVEVREGRLCVFLPPVAALEDYLELIAATEAAARDIGKPVHVEGYAPPHDPRLNVIRVAPDPGVIEINIHPASSWDDCVATTNAVYEEARQCRLGADKFMIDGKHVGTGGGNHVVVGGATPNDSPFLRRPDLLKSLVLHWQRHPSMSYLFSGLFIGPTSQAPRLDEARHDSLYELEIALAQVPSFGEGEPPLPWLTDRLFRNLLVDVTGNTHRAEICIDKLYSPDGPTGRLGLVEFRGFEMPPNARMSLAQQLLVRALISRYWDRPLAGDFTRWGTALHDRFMLSTFVWQDFLGVLDDLRQHGFDFDPAWFAAQREFRFPFCGEVSVEGVTLELHQALEPWHVMGEQGAIGGTVRFVDSSVERLEVRLATPDRDRYRVTCNQRDVPLRPSGVSGQLVAGVRFKAWQPASGMHPVMPVHAPLVFDIYDTWSGRAVGGCTYHVAHPGGRNYETFPVNGNEAEARRLARFVPHDYTPGPYVLRPEKPADDFPLTLDLRRPPRFT, encoded by the coding sequence ATGTCGATCAAAGCCGCCATCTACCACCTCACCCACTACAAATATGATCGACCGGTCATTCTGCAGCCGCAGATTATCAGGCTGCAGCCGGCACCGCATTCGCGCACCAAGGTCTTGAGCCACTCGCTGCGGGTCTCGCCATCGCTGCATTTTGTCAACGTGCAGCAGGATCCATACGGCAACTTCCTCACGCGGTTCGTTTTTCCCGAGCCGGTGACCGAACTCAAGATCGAAGTGGATCTGGTCGCGGACATGACCGTCTACAATCCATTCGACTTTTTCGTCGAGGAAAGCGCAGAAACCTGGCCGTTCGACTACCCGGAAGACATTCGCGCCGACCTTGCCGTCTACCGCCAACCCCAGCCCGCCGGGCCGCTCCTTCAGGATTATCTCGACGCAATCGACAAGCACCCGAAGAACACGGTGACGTTCGTCACCGAGCTCAATGCCCACCTGCAGCAGACCATCAGCTATATCGTTCGTATGGAGACCGGTGTGTGGACGCCGGAAGAGACACTCCACAACCGCAAGGGGTCCTGCCGGGATTCAAGCTGGCTGCTGGTCAATATTCTGCGCCACCTCGGTTTCGCTGCGCGTTTCGTCTCCGGCTACTTGATTCAGCTCAAGCCTGACCTTGTCTCGCTCGATGGACCTGCGGGCACTGACCACGATTTCACCGACCTGCATGCATGGTGCGAAGTCTACCTGCCCGGTGCCGGATGGATCGGTCTCGACCCCACTTCAGGCCTTTTGACCGGCGAAAGCCACGTGCCGCTTGCCGCCACCCCGCACTATCGCAACGCTGCTCCGATTTCGGGCTATGCGTCCTTCGCCGAAGTCGATTTCGCCTTCGATATGAAGGTCACACGGGTGGCCGAGCATCCGCGGATCACGAAACCATTCTCTGACGAGAGTTGGGAGCGCCTCGATGCCTTGGGCAAGCAGGTCGATGCCAAACTCGCTCAGCAGGATGTCCGCCTCACCATGGGCGGCGAACCGACTTTCGTTTCCATCGACGATTTCGAGTCCGAAGAATGGAATGCCGGCGCGGTCGGGCCGACCAAGCGTCGTTTGGCCGACGATCTCATTCGTCGCCTGCGCAGTCGCTTCGCGCCCAACGGCTTGCTGCACCACGGTCAGGGCAAGTGGTATCCCGGAGAAAGCCTGCCGCGCTGGACCTTCTCGCTTTACTGGCGGGTGGACGGAAAACCCGTCTGGCAGGATGCAAAGCTCATCGCCCAAGAAGGCATCGACTATGGCGTCACCAACAATCATGCCGAGGCGCTGAGCCAGTCCATCGCCTCCAACCTGGGTCTCGGTACGCAGTCCATTGCGGCTGCATACGAAGATCCAGCGGAATGGATTTTGCGGGAAGCCAGGCTTCCGGACAATGTCGACCCGTCCAACTCCAGGTTGGCCGATCCCGAAGAGCGTGCGCGCATTGCCGGGGTGTTTGATCGCGGATTGAGCACGCCCACTGGCTATGTCTTGCCTGTCCAGCGCTGGAACGCCCCGGCCAGCGACAACCGGCGTTGGGTCACCGAGCAATGGAAGACGCGCCGCGGCAAACTCTACCTGGCGCCCGGCGACAGCGCCGCCGGCTACCGCCTTCCCCTGTCTAGCCTCCGGCACCTCGACGCCACCAACTATCCTCACATTGTGCCAATGGATCCCGGGGCGCCGCGGGGCCCGCTGCCAGAGCCGGGAATCATCGCCACCTCAGACAATGGATCGGCCGCCGATATCCGCCCTCAACCTGCCGCCAGCTTCACGGCCGCCACCGAAGGACAGGTGATCAACGAGCAGGTCCTCGACGAAATCGACTCCAGCGTCCGCACTGCGGTCACGGTAGAGGTGCGCGAAGGCCGTCTTTGCGTCTTCCTGCCGCCAGTCGCAGCACTCGAGGATTATCTCGAGCTCATCGCCGCCACCGAAGCTGCAGCGCGGGACATCGGCAAACCGGTGCATGTCGAGGGTTATGCGCCTCCGCACGATCCTCGTCTCAATGTCATCCGGGTCGCCCCGGACCCCGGTGTCATCGAGATCAATATCCACCCCGCATCCAGCTGGGACGACTGCGTCGCCACGACCAACGCGGTCTACGAAGAGGCCCGCCAGTGCCGCCTGGGAGCCGACAAGTTCATGATCGACGGCAAGCATGTCGGAACCGGTGGCGGCAATCACGTCGTCGTCGGCGGCGCTACGCCCAATGACAGCCCGTTCCTGCGGCGTCCGGACCTGCTCAAATCGCTGGTGCTGCATTGGCAGCGGCACCCTTCCATGAGCTACCTGTTCTCCGGCCTGTTCATCGGGCCGACGAGTCAGGCGCCCCGGCTCGACGAAGCGCGGCACGACAGTCTCTACGAACTCGAAATCGCCCTCGCCCAGGTCCCGTCGTTCGGAGAGGGCGAGCCGCCCCTGCCCTGGTTGACCGACCGCCTCTTCCGCAATCTGCTGGTCGACGTCACCGGCAACACGCACCGGGCCGAAATCTGCATCGACAAGCTCTACTCGCCCGATGGTCCGACCGGCAGGCTCGGCCTCGTCGAATTCCGCGGCTTCGAGATGCCGCCCAATGCACGGATGTCGCTGGCTCAGCAACTCCTGGTGCGTGCCCTTATCTCCCGTTACTGGGACCGTCCCCTCGCTGGCGATTTTACGCGGTGGGGCACGGCCCTGCACGACCGTTTCATGCTCTCGACCTTTGTCTGGCAGGATTTTCTGGGCGTCCTCGACGATCTGCGCCAGCATGGCTTCGACTTCGACCCGGCCTGGTTCGCCGCCCAGCGCGAATTCCGCTTTCCCTTCTGTGGCGAAGTCAGCGTCGAAGGCGTGACGCTTGAGCTCCACCAGGCGCTCGAACCCTGGCATGTCATGGGCGAACAGGGCGCCATCGGTGGCACTGTCCGGTTTGTCGACAGCTCTGTCGAACGGCTTGAAGTCAGGCTCGCGACCCCGGATCGGGATAGGTATCGGGTCACCTGCAACCAGCGCGACGTCCCGCTCAGGCCGAGCGGGGTGTCGGGGCAACTGGTGGCGGGTGTTCGGTTCAAGGCGTGGCAGCCCGCCTCCGGCATGCATCCGGTCATGCCCGTCCACGCGCCGCTCGTCTTCGACATCTACGACACCTGGAGCGGCCGCGCCGTCGGCGGGTGCACCTACCATGTCGCCCACCCCGGCGGGCGCAACTACGAGACCTTCCCCGTCAATGGCAACGAAGCCGAAGCCCGGCGCCTCGCCCGCTTCGTGCCCCATGACTACACACCGGGCCCCTATGTCCTGCGGCCCGAAAAGCCTGCGGATGACTTCCCGCTGACGCTTGACCTCCGGCGTCCGCCGCGCTTCACGTGA